A genomic stretch from Oreochromis aureus strain Israel breed Guangdong linkage group 17, ZZ_aureus, whole genome shotgun sequence includes:
- the LOC120433843 gene encoding leukocyte elastase inhibitor-like, whose translation MEKKKAGSHKPDAERIKLSSFCLWTINCYIIVAQAQCHILSVFVFNATQALSFSSGEGVHADFQKLNADINSPSASYILKLANRLYGENTAHFLPDFLEATQKYYQADLKAVDFIGAPEACRAEINSWVEQQTENKIKDLLKPGTVNADTRLALVNAVYFKGNWRNPFDEANTKEMPFKIRQNETVPVQMMYQEKKLPYNYIADHDLLILELPYVGEELSMFILLPKESSDPLLKLEKELTQERLNEWTDRKNMSTYSEVVLHLPKFKLEEDYELNEPLAKLGMKDVFCAGRADLSGMNGEGGLFLSTVAHKAFVEVNEEGTEAAAATDAVISAYCYIPDTHFRADHPFLFFIRHNKTKSILFFGRFSSPQ comes from the exons ATGGAGAAGAAGAAAGCTGGAT cccataaacCTGAtgctgaaagaataaagttgtcCAGTTTCTGCCTTTGGACCATAAATTGTTACATTATAGTCGCTCAGGCTCAGTGTCACATCCTTTCAGTCTTTGTCTTCAATGCCACACAGGCCCTCTCATTCAGCTCAGGTGAAGGCGTCCATGCAGACTTCCAGAAACTGAACGCTGACATCAACTCACCATCTGCATCCTACATCCTGAAACTAGCCAACCGTCTTTATGGAGAAAACACTGCCCACTTCCTCCCA GACTTCCTTGAAGCCACACAGAAGTACTACCAGGCAGACCTGAAGGCTGTGGACTTCATCGGAGCTCCAGAGGCGTGCAGAGCAGAGATCAACAGCTGGGTCGAGCAGCAGACAGAAA ataAGATAAAAGACCTTCTGAAGCCAGGAACAGTCAACGCAGATACCAGACTGGCTCTGGTCAATGCTGTCTACTTCAAGGGCAACTGGAGGAACCCATTTGATGAGGCAAACACCAAAGAGATGCCCTTTAAAATCAGACAG AATGAGACCGTACCAGTCCAGATGATGTACCAGGAGAAGAAGCTTCCCTACAACTACATTGCTGACCATGATTTGCTGATCCTGGAGCTGCCCTATGTGGGTGAGGAGCTCAGCATGTTCATTCTGCTGCCTAAGGAGTCCTCAGACCCTCTGCTGAAG CTGGAGAAGGAGCTAACACAGGAGAGGCTGAATGAATGGACCGACAGGAAAAACATGAGCACCTATTCAGAAGTTGTCCTTCACCTGCCAAAGTTCAAGCTGGAGGAAGACTACGAGCTGAATGAACCTCTGGCTAAACTGGGTATGAAGGACGTGTTCTGTGCAGGAAGAGCTGACCTGTCTGGCATGAACGGTGAAGGGGGGCTCTTCCTGTCTACGGTGGCCCACAAGGCCTTTGTGGAGGTGAATGAGGAGGGCACGGAGGCCGCTGCAGCCACAGATGCTGTGATCAGCGCTTATTGTTATATACCGGACACACACTTCAGAGCAGATCACcccttcctcttcttcatcagACACAATAAGACCAAGTCCATCCTGTTCTTTGGCAGATTCTCATCTCCTCAGTAG
- the LOC116330449 gene encoding leukocyte elastase inhibitor-like isoform X1: MSLMIRSERRHSVLKTPSTMSTISSSNTAFALELFRTLSQTNPAGNIFVSPLSISSALAMVYLGAKGDTAAQIAQALSFSSGEGVHADFQKLNADINSPSASYILKLANRLYGENTAYFLPDFLEATHRYCQADLKAVDFIGAPEACRAEINSWVEQQTENKIKDLLKPGTVNKDTLLTLVNAVYFKGNWRNRFEEANTKEMPFKIRQNETVPVQMMHQRKKLPYNYIPDHDLQILELPYVAEELSMFILLPKESSDPLLKLEKELTQERLNEWTDRKNMEVDSEVVLHLPKFKLEEDYELNEPLAKLGMKDVFCAGRANLSGMNGEAGLFLSTVVHKAFAEVNEEGTEAAAATGAVIKVESFIADTHFTADHPFLFFIRHNKTKSILFFGRFSSPQ, from the exons ATGTCGTTAATGATCAGATCGGAGAGGAGGCACTCTGTTCT GAAAACGCCATCAACCATGTCCACCATCAGCAGCTCAAACACAGCCTTTGCCTTGGAGCTGTTCCGCACTCTGAGCCAGACAAACCCTGCTGGAAACATCTTTGTCTCTCCTCTGAGCATCAGCTCAGCCCTGGCCATGGTCTACCTGGGAGCTAAAGGAGACACTGCAGCTCAGATTGCTCAG GCCCTCTCATTCAGCTCAGGTGAAGGCGTCCATGCAGACTTCCAGAAACTGAACGCTGACATCAACTCACCATCTGCATCCTACATCCTGAAACTAGCCAACCGTCTTTATGGAGAAAACACTGCCTACTTCCTCCCA GACTTCCTTGAAGCCACACATAGGTACTGCCAGGCAGACCTGAAGGCTGTGGACTTCATCGGAGCTCCAGAGGCTTGCAGAGCAGAGATCAACAGCTGGGTCGAGCAGCAGACAGAAA ataAGATAAAAGACCTTCTGAAGCCAGGAACAGTCAACAAAGATACCTTACTGACTCTGGTCAATGCTGTCTACTTCAAGGGCAACTGGAGGAACAGATTTGAGGAGGCAAACACCAAAGAGATGCCCTTTAAAATCAGACAG AATGAGACTGTACCAGTCCAGATGATGCACCAGAGGAAGAAGCTTCCCTACAACTACATTCCTGACCATGATTTGCAGATCCTGGAGCTGCCCTATGTGGCTGAGGAGCTCAGCATGTTCATTCTGCTGCCTAAGGAGTCCTCAGACCCTTTGCTGAAG CTGGAGAAGGAGCTAACACAGGAGAGGCTGAATGAATGGACCGACAGGAAAAACATGGAAGTTGATTCAGAAGTTGTCCTTCACCTGCCAAAGTTCAAGCTGGAGGAAGACTATGAGCTGAATGAACCTCTGGCTAAACTGGGTATGAAGGACGTGTTCTGTGCAGGAAGGGCTAACCTGTCTGGCATGAACGGTGAAGCTGGGCTCTTCCTTTCTACGGTGGTCCACAAGGCCTTTGCGGAGGTGAATGAGGAGGGCACGGAGGCCGCTGCAGCCACAGGTGCTGTGATCAAGGTGGAAAGTTTTATAGCGGACACACACTTCACAGCAGATCACcccttcctcttcttcatcagACACAATAAGACCAAGTCCATCCTGTTCTTTGGCAGATTCTCATCTCCTCAGTAG
- the LOC116330449 gene encoding leukocyte elastase inhibitor-like isoform X2 — protein MLRRKTPSTMSTISSSNTAFALELFRTLSQTNPAGNIFVSPLSISSALAMVYLGAKGDTAAQIAQALSFSSGEGVHADFQKLNADINSPSASYILKLANRLYGENTAYFLPDFLEATHRYCQADLKAVDFIGAPEACRAEINSWVEQQTENKIKDLLKPGTVNKDTLLTLVNAVYFKGNWRNRFEEANTKEMPFKIRQNETVPVQMMHQRKKLPYNYIPDHDLQILELPYVAEELSMFILLPKESSDPLLKLEKELTQERLNEWTDRKNMEVDSEVVLHLPKFKLEEDYELNEPLAKLGMKDVFCAGRANLSGMNGEAGLFLSTVVHKAFAEVNEEGTEAAAATGAVIKVESFIADTHFTADHPFLFFIRHNKTKSILFFGRFSSPQ, from the exons atgttgaggag GAAAACGCCATCAACCATGTCCACCATCAGCAGCTCAAACACAGCCTTTGCCTTGGAGCTGTTCCGCACTCTGAGCCAGACAAACCCTGCTGGAAACATCTTTGTCTCTCCTCTGAGCATCAGCTCAGCCCTGGCCATGGTCTACCTGGGAGCTAAAGGAGACACTGCAGCTCAGATTGCTCAG GCCCTCTCATTCAGCTCAGGTGAAGGCGTCCATGCAGACTTCCAGAAACTGAACGCTGACATCAACTCACCATCTGCATCCTACATCCTGAAACTAGCCAACCGTCTTTATGGAGAAAACACTGCCTACTTCCTCCCA GACTTCCTTGAAGCCACACATAGGTACTGCCAGGCAGACCTGAAGGCTGTGGACTTCATCGGAGCTCCAGAGGCTTGCAGAGCAGAGATCAACAGCTGGGTCGAGCAGCAGACAGAAA ataAGATAAAAGACCTTCTGAAGCCAGGAACAGTCAACAAAGATACCTTACTGACTCTGGTCAATGCTGTCTACTTCAAGGGCAACTGGAGGAACAGATTTGAGGAGGCAAACACCAAAGAGATGCCCTTTAAAATCAGACAG AATGAGACTGTACCAGTCCAGATGATGCACCAGAGGAAGAAGCTTCCCTACAACTACATTCCTGACCATGATTTGCAGATCCTGGAGCTGCCCTATGTGGCTGAGGAGCTCAGCATGTTCATTCTGCTGCCTAAGGAGTCCTCAGACCCTTTGCTGAAG CTGGAGAAGGAGCTAACACAGGAGAGGCTGAATGAATGGACCGACAGGAAAAACATGGAAGTTGATTCAGAAGTTGTCCTTCACCTGCCAAAGTTCAAGCTGGAGGAAGACTATGAGCTGAATGAACCTCTGGCTAAACTGGGTATGAAGGACGTGTTCTGTGCAGGAAGGGCTAACCTGTCTGGCATGAACGGTGAAGCTGGGCTCTTCCTTTCTACGGTGGTCCACAAGGCCTTTGCGGAGGTGAATGAGGAGGGCACGGAGGCCGCTGCAGCCACAGGTGCTGTGATCAAGGTGGAAAGTTTTATAGCGGACACACACTTCACAGCAGATCACcccttcctcttcttcatcagACACAATAAGACCAAGTCCATCCTGTTCTTTGGCAGATTCTCATCTCCTCAGTAG
- the LOC116330449 gene encoding leukocyte elastase inhibitor-like isoform X3, protein MSTISSSNTAFALELFRTLSQTNPAGNIFVSPLSISSALAMVYLGAKGDTAAQIAQALSFSSGEGVHADFQKLNADINSPSASYILKLANRLYGENTAYFLPDFLEATHRYCQADLKAVDFIGAPEACRAEINSWVEQQTENKIKDLLKPGTVNKDTLLTLVNAVYFKGNWRNRFEEANTKEMPFKIRQNETVPVQMMHQRKKLPYNYIPDHDLQILELPYVAEELSMFILLPKESSDPLLKLEKELTQERLNEWTDRKNMEVDSEVVLHLPKFKLEEDYELNEPLAKLGMKDVFCAGRANLSGMNGEAGLFLSTVVHKAFAEVNEEGTEAAAATGAVIKVESFIADTHFTADHPFLFFIRHNKTKSILFFGRFSSPQ, encoded by the exons ATGTCCACCATCAGCAGCTCAAACACAGCCTTTGCCTTGGAGCTGTTCCGCACTCTGAGCCAGACAAACCCTGCTGGAAACATCTTTGTCTCTCCTCTGAGCATCAGCTCAGCCCTGGCCATGGTCTACCTGGGAGCTAAAGGAGACACTGCAGCTCAGATTGCTCAG GCCCTCTCATTCAGCTCAGGTGAAGGCGTCCATGCAGACTTCCAGAAACTGAACGCTGACATCAACTCACCATCTGCATCCTACATCCTGAAACTAGCCAACCGTCTTTATGGAGAAAACACTGCCTACTTCCTCCCA GACTTCCTTGAAGCCACACATAGGTACTGCCAGGCAGACCTGAAGGCTGTGGACTTCATCGGAGCTCCAGAGGCTTGCAGAGCAGAGATCAACAGCTGGGTCGAGCAGCAGACAGAAA ataAGATAAAAGACCTTCTGAAGCCAGGAACAGTCAACAAAGATACCTTACTGACTCTGGTCAATGCTGTCTACTTCAAGGGCAACTGGAGGAACAGATTTGAGGAGGCAAACACCAAAGAGATGCCCTTTAAAATCAGACAG AATGAGACTGTACCAGTCCAGATGATGCACCAGAGGAAGAAGCTTCCCTACAACTACATTCCTGACCATGATTTGCAGATCCTGGAGCTGCCCTATGTGGCTGAGGAGCTCAGCATGTTCATTCTGCTGCCTAAGGAGTCCTCAGACCCTTTGCTGAAG CTGGAGAAGGAGCTAACACAGGAGAGGCTGAATGAATGGACCGACAGGAAAAACATGGAAGTTGATTCAGAAGTTGTCCTTCACCTGCCAAAGTTCAAGCTGGAGGAAGACTATGAGCTGAATGAACCTCTGGCTAAACTGGGTATGAAGGACGTGTTCTGTGCAGGAAGGGCTAACCTGTCTGGCATGAACGGTGAAGCTGGGCTCTTCCTTTCTACGGTGGTCCACAAGGCCTTTGCGGAGGTGAATGAGGAGGGCACGGAGGCCGCTGCAGCCACAGGTGCTGTGATCAAGGTGGAAAGTTTTATAGCGGACACACACTTCACAGCAGATCACcccttcctcttcttcatcagACACAATAAGACCAAGTCCATCCTGTTCTTTGGCAGATTCTCATCTCCTCAGTAG
- the LOC116330450 gene encoding leukocyte elastase inhibitor-like encodes MSAVSNSNTVFALELFRTLSQTNPAGNIFVSPLSISSALAMVYLGAKGDTAAQMAQALSFSSGEGVHADFQKLNADINSPSASYILKLANRLYGENTAHFLPEFLEATQKYYQADLKAVDFIGAPEACRAEINSWVEQQTENKIKDLLKPGTVDKYTRLTLVNAVYFKGNWKNRFYEAKTKEMPFKVRQNEIVPVQMMYQEKKFPYSYIPDHDLQILELPYVAEELSMFILLPKESSDGSDPLLKLEKELTQERLNEWTDRKNMEVDSEVVLHLPKFKLEEDYKLNEPLAKLGMKDVFCAGSADLSGMNGEGGLFLSTVAHKAFVEVNEEGTKAAAATGVVSRSFSCGRARHFRADHPFLFFIRHNETKSILFFGRFSSPQ; translated from the exons ATGTCCGCCGTCAGCAACTCAAACACAGTCTTTGCTTTGGAGCTGTTCCGCACCCTGAGCCAGACAAACCCTGCTGGAAACATCTTTGTCTCTCCTCTGAGCATCAGCTCAGCCCTGGCCATGGTCTACCTGGGAGCTAAAGGAGACACTGCAGCTCAGATGGCTCAG GCCCTCTCATTCAGCTCAGGTGAAGGCGTCCATGCAGACTTCCAGAAACTGAACGCTGACATCAACTCACCGTCTGCATCCTACATCCTGAAACTAGCCAACCGTCTTTATGGAGAAAACACTGCCCACTTCCTCCCA GAGTTCCTTGAAGCCACACAGAAGTACTACCAGGCAGACCTGAAGGCTGTGGACTTCATCGGAGCTCCAGAGGCGTGCAGAGCAGAGATCAACAGCTGGGTTGAGCAGCAGACAGAAA ataAGATAAAAGACCTTCTGAAGCCAGGAACAGTCGACAAATATACCAGACTGACTCTGGTCAATGCTGTCTACTTCAAGGGCAACTGGAAGAACAGATTTTATGAGGCAAAAACCAAAGAGATGCCCTTTAAAGTCAGACAG AATGAGATCGTACCAGTCCAGATGATGTACCAGGAGAAGAAGTTTCCCTACAGCTACATTCCTGACCATGATTTGCAGATCCTGGAGCTGCCCTATGTGGCTGAGGAGCTCAGCATGTTCATTCTGCTGCCTAAGGAGTCCTCAGATGGCTCAGACCCTCTGCTGAAG CTGGAGAAGGAGCTAACACAGGAGAGGCTGAATGAATGGACCGACAGGAAAAACATGGAAGTTGATTCAGAAGTTGTCCTTCACCTGCCAAAGTTCAAGCTAGAGGAAGACTACAAGCTGAATGAACCTCTGGCTAAACTGGGTATGAAGGACGTGTTCTGTGCAGGAAGCGCTGACCTCTCTGGCATGAACGGTGAAGGGGGGCTCTTCCTGTCTACGGTGGCCCACAAGGCCTTTGTGGAGGTTAATGAGGAGGGCACAAAGGCCGCTGCAGCCACAGGTGTTGTGTCCAGGTCATTTAGTTGTGGACGGGCCAGACACTTCAGAGCAGATCACcccttcctcttcttcatcagACACAATGAGACCAAGTCCATCCTGTTCTTTGGCAGATTCTCATCTCCTCAGTAG
- the LOC116330452 gene encoding GDP-L-fucose synthase isoform X1, which translates to MGDPMRVLVTGASGLVGRAIQHVVKEEGVAKEGEEWIFLSSKDANLMNMDQTRAVFEKHRPTHVIHLAAMVGGLFKNMKYNLDFWRNNIYINDNVLQAAHEVGVVKVVSCLSTCIFPDKTTYPIDETMIHNGPPHESNFGYAYAKRMIDVHNRAYLQQHGRCYTAVIPTNVFGPHDNFSIEDGHVLPGLIHKAYIAQKEGKPLVVWGSGTPRRQFIYSLDLARLFLWVLREYPEVEPIILSVGEEDEVSIKEAAEAVVDALGFKGEVVFDTSKADGQFKKTASNAKLCRYLPDFTFTPFNQALKETCDWFVANYDTARK; encoded by the exons ATGGGCGATCCCATGAGGGTGTTGGTGACAGGTGCATCCGGGTTGGTGGGCAGGGCCATACAGCATGTGGTGAAGGAAGAAGGAGTAGCCAAGGAGGGGGAGGAATGGATATTTCTGTCCTCCAAAGATGCCAACCTCAT GAATATGGACCAGACCCGGGCAGTGTTTGAGAAACACCGGCCTACGCACGTCATCCACCTGGCTGCTATGGTTGGAGGGCTTTTCAAGAACATGAAGTACAACCTGGACTTCTGG AGGAACAACATCTACATCAATGACAATGTGCTGCAGGCGGCGCATGAAGTGGGCGTGGTCAAGGTTGTTTCCTGCCTGTCCACCTGCATCTTTCCTGATAAGACGACCTATCCTATTGATGAGACCATG ATCCACAACGGTCCACCTCATGAGTCCAACTTTGGCTACGCCTATGCAAAGAGGATGATTGATGTCCACAACAG AGCATATTTACAGCAGCATGGGCGTTGCTATACAGCTGTGATTCCCACTAATGTGTTTGGTCCTCATGACAACTTTAGCATCGAAGATGGTCATGTGCTACCAGGTCTTATACATAAAGCATACATTGCTCAAA AGGAGGGGAAACCCTTGGTGGTGTGGGGCTCTGGCACACCTAGAAGACAGTTCATTTACTCTTTGGACCTGGCTCGTCTTTTCCTCTGGGTCCTGAGGGAGTATCCAGAAGTTGAGCCAATCATTCTCTCTG TTGGTGAGGAAGATGAAGTGTCGAtcaaagaagcagcagaagcTGTTGTTGACGCATTGGGCTTTAAAGGAGAAGTTGTG TTTGACACCAGTAAAGCAGACGGACAGTTCAAAAAGACGGCCAGCAATGCAAAGCTGTGCCGGTACCTGCCAGACTTCACTTTCACCCCCTTCAACCAAG CTTTAAAAGAAACCTGTGATTGGTTTGTTGCCAACTATGACACAGCCAGGAAGTGA